In Rhodothermales bacterium, one DNA window encodes the following:
- a CDS encoding sigma-70 family RNA polymerase sigma factor — MARPSSDAPSASSEQDRTLVSEALEGGQEAYQQLMQKYQEPIRRHVHRMVRDKGMVDDLVQESFIKAFTSLSSYSSDYAFSTWLYKIATNHTIDYLRKRKLSTFSIDQPAPGSDDSRTYEVPDTTYRPDRHVMEDQRRELIQLAIDALPPKYHRVIVMRHQQDLSYDEIAVELDLPLGTVKAHIFRARALLYKYLRDQREHI, encoded by the coding sequence ATGGCTCGCCCGTCCTCCGATGCCCCTTCTGCTTCCAGTGAGCAAGACCGCACCCTCGTTTCTGAAGCGCTAGAGGGTGGGCAAGAGGCCTATCAGCAACTCATGCAGAAGTACCAAGAACCCATCCGTCGCCATGTGCATCGGATGGTTCGTGATAAGGGGATGGTAGATGATCTCGTGCAGGAGAGCTTTATCAAAGCGTTTACGTCACTCAGCTCTTATTCTAGCGATTACGCGTTCTCGACCTGGCTCTACAAGATTGCGACCAACCATACCATTGACTACCTGCGCAAGCGGAAGCTTTCGACGTTCTCAATAGATCAGCCGGCGCCGGGGAGCGATGACAGTCGCACGTACGAAGTACCCGACACCACCTATCGCCCCGACCGGCATGTGATGGAAGATCAGCGGCGTGAGTTGATTCAACTCGCCATCGACGCGCTGCCTCCTAAGTATCACCGTGTTATCGTGATGCGACACCAGCAGGATCTGAGCTACGACGAGATCGCAGTGGAGTTGGATCTCCCGTTGGGTACGGTAAAGGCACACATCTTCCGCGCGCGTGCACTCCTCTACAAATATCTCCGCGATCAGCGCGAGCATATCTGA
- a CDS encoding PASTA domain-containing protein: MPVYTRQGAAVTVPEVRELSFEQASNIVEDRDLRPERRDQPFNPSLPRDAVVDQNPQPNASVKPGRRVYLYVNSGARQLVTVPDVLNQTEMNAKSTLAKVGIEDVEVRRDENRSPNAGTVTRQHPSAGETVGAESRLTLWVSPGLGDEEVTVPDVRGRAPVDARNALAEANLWVDPTRSVGGTITRQEPEAGEEVREGTEVRIYSEPLDETLPPTDEDEGPFEDQPAEQPSDDDTDEA; this comes from the coding sequence ATGCCCGTTTACACGCGGCAGGGCGCTGCCGTGACCGTGCCTGAGGTGCGCGAGTTGTCGTTCGAACAAGCTAGCAACATTGTCGAGGACCGGGATTTGAGACCGGAGCGACGCGATCAGCCATTCAATCCGAGCCTCCCACGCGATGCTGTCGTAGACCAGAACCCGCAGCCGAATGCTTCGGTGAAGCCGGGGCGACGCGTCTATCTCTATGTCAATAGTGGCGCGAGGCAACTCGTGACGGTGCCCGATGTGCTCAATCAGACCGAGATGAACGCGAAGTCCACACTGGCGAAAGTGGGAATCGAAGATGTCGAAGTGCGGCGGGATGAGAATCGCTCCCCCAACGCGGGAACGGTGACACGGCAGCACCCCTCGGCCGGTGAGACCGTCGGCGCGGAGTCCCGCCTCACGTTGTGGGTCAGCCCCGGGCTTGGGGATGAGGAGGTCACGGTCCCCGATGTGCGCGGACGCGCCCCCGTTGATGCCCGCAACGCCTTGGCCGAAGCGAACTTGTGGGTGGACCCCACCCGCTCCGTCGGGGGGACGATCACGCGGCAAGAGCCGGAGGCGGGCGAAGAGGTACGTGAGGGAACGGAAGTCAGGATCTACTCCGAGCCGCTCGACGAAACCCTCCCTCCCACTGATGAGGATGAAGGGCCGTTCGAAGATCAGCCAGCGGAACAGCCCTCAGACGACGATACCGACGAGGCGTAG
- the pyrR gene encoding bifunctional pyr operon transcriptional regulator/uracil phosphoribosyltransferase PyrR, which produces MSRTAILSPERVRRTLTRLAYEIVERNRGGATLEVFGIRKRGVALAETLARIVGETDGRTIPVHPLDVTPFRDDRSDAPKPSVPEPLPNVEGRNVVLVDDVLFTGRTARAAIDAILHYGRPASIQLAVLVDRGHREYPIQPDFVGRVIPTKHRERVTVEVGDDVAVYLEE; this is translated from the coding sequence ATGTCGCGAACGGCTATCCTCTCTCCCGAGCGCGTCCGCCGGACGCTCACCCGCCTCGCCTACGAGATCGTCGAGCGGAATCGGGGCGGGGCGACACTCGAAGTGTTCGGCATTCGTAAGCGGGGCGTAGCTCTCGCGGAGACCCTCGCCCGCATCGTCGGCGAGACGGACGGCCGCACGATTCCCGTGCATCCGCTCGACGTGACGCCCTTCCGTGACGACCGGTCCGACGCACCGAAGCCCAGCGTGCCCGAGCCGTTGCCGAACGTGGAGGGGCGCAATGTCGTACTCGTGGACGACGTGCTCTTCACCGGCCGGACCGCGCGCGCCGCCATCGATGCGATCCTGCACTACGGCCGCCCCGCATCGATCCAGTTGGCTGTGCTCGTCGACCGGGGGCATCGGGAGTATCCGATCCAACCGGATTTTGTCGGCCGTGTCATCCCGACCAAGCACCGCGAGCGCGTCACGGTAGAAGTCGGCGATGACGTGGCGGTCTATCTGGAGGAGTAG
- a CDS encoding PhzF family phenazine biosynthesis protein, whose translation MPVPMYQVDAFTDTAFRGNPAAVCLLDRAASAEWMQHVAAEMNLSETAFLVPRADGFDLRWFTPTVEVDLCGHATLASAHVLWETGRLSPEATARFHTRSGLLTATRSGDLITLDFPATAPQPADAPDGLAAALGVEPVHIARSRFDYLVEVGGEAAVRSLAPDFRALGAIDVVRGIIVTARGSNGIDFVSRFFAPAAGVDEDPATGSAHCCLAPYWVDKLGRNPLAAFQASARGGTLRVEVRGDRVLLSGHAITVLRGELLADPA comes from the coding sequence ATGCCCGTCCCGATGTACCAGGTCGATGCCTTCACGGACACCGCGTTTCGCGGCAACCCCGCCGCCGTCTGTCTGCTCGACCGCGCGGCGTCGGCCGAGTGGATGCAGCACGTCGCCGCGGAGATGAACCTCTCCGAGACGGCGTTCCTCGTCCCGCGCGCCGACGGCTTCGATCTCCGTTGGTTCACCCCGACCGTCGAAGTAGACCTCTGCGGTCATGCGACGCTCGCGAGCGCTCACGTCTTGTGGGAGACGGGCCGCCTCTCGCCCGAGGCGACCGCGCGCTTCCACACCCGGAGTGGTCTGCTCACCGCGACGCGCAGCGGCGATCTCATCACGCTCGACTTCCCCGCTACGGCCCCCCAACCTGCCGACGCGCCAGATGGCCTCGCCGCCGCCCTCGGTGTCGAGCCTGTTCACATCGCCCGCAGTCGGTTTGACTACCTCGTCGAAGTAGGGGGCGAGGCAGCCGTGCGCAGTCTCGCGCCGGACTTCCGTGCGCTCGGCGCGATCGATGTCGTGCGCGGGATTATCGTGACGGCGCGCGGCTCAAATGGCATCGATTTCGTCTCGCGCTTCTTCGCGCCAGCGGCTGGGGTGGACGAAGACCCGGCGACGGGTTCAGCTCATTGCTGCCTCGCGCCGTACTGGGTCGATAAGCTCGGGCGCAACCCACTCGCTGCGTTTCAGGCCTCGGCACGCGGCGGGACGCTCCGCGTCGAGGTGCGCGGCGACCGGGTGCTACTCAGCGGTCACGCCATCACCGTTCTTCGCGGCGAACTCCTCGCCGATCCTGCATAG
- a CDS encoding transcriptional repressor, which translates to MSSLPQAQMDEVTRTFSAFLKERGQRQTPERFTILDEVYATADHFDADELFVRLGQKGSRISRATVYNTLDLLLECDLVVRHQFGQHQAKYERAYAYWQHDHLICLECGEILEFCDPRLQSIQDTVGEIYGFEISHHALTLYGHCRREACPSRPAPTETVA; encoded by the coding sequence ATGTCGTCGCTCCCGCAGGCCCAGATGGACGAGGTCACCCGCACCTTCAGCGCGTTCCTGAAGGAGCGTGGGCAGCGGCAGACCCCTGAGCGTTTTACGATCCTCGACGAGGTCTACGCCACCGCCGACCACTTCGACGCCGACGAGCTGTTCGTCCGACTTGGGCAGAAGGGGAGCCGGATCAGCCGCGCGACGGTCTACAACACGCTCGACCTGCTGCTCGAGTGCGACCTCGTCGTGCGGCACCAGTTCGGTCAGCACCAGGCGAAGTACGAGCGGGCCTACGCGTACTGGCAGCACGACCACCTCATCTGCCTCGAATGTGGCGAGATCCTCGAGTTCTGTGACCCGCGCCTGCAGAGCATCCAGGACACGGTCGGGGAGATCTACGGGTTCGAGATCAGCCACCACGCCCTCACGCTCTACGGCCACTGCCGCCGCGAGGCGTGCCCGAGCCGGCCGGCGCCTACCGAGACCGTAGCCTAG
- the tmk gene encoding dTMP kinase gives MLITFEGIDGSGKSTQAYLIDFDLEAAGYQVTMLHEPGSTALSEQIRSLLLSPDSKIYARAELALFWAARAQLVEEVIQPALSSGHIVICDRFYDSTTAYQGGGRGVADYDVLREFNQFITGGVVPQRTYFIDVPVELAFERRAGRSADRIEASGLQFYRRVREAYLQIAESEPERVVVIDGARPIDAVREEIKRDLEGLLPELVTGTGTVPSGSPPEQP, from the coding sequence ATGCTGATCACGTTCGAGGGCATCGATGGCAGTGGCAAAAGCACGCAGGCATACCTCATTGATTTCGACTTGGAGGCAGCAGGGTATCAAGTCACGATGCTGCACGAACCGGGTAGCACTGCCTTGTCCGAGCAAATCAGGAGCCTGCTTTTAAGCCCTGATTCGAAGATATACGCCCGGGCAGAACTCGCGTTGTTTTGGGCTGCTCGCGCGCAACTCGTGGAAGAGGTAATCCAGCCAGCACTTTCATCAGGGCATATAGTCATTTGCGATCGTTTCTACGATTCAACTACAGCATATCAGGGAGGTGGGCGAGGGGTCGCTGATTACGATGTTTTGCGGGAGTTCAATCAGTTCATTACCGGTGGGGTTGTCCCGCAGAGGACATATTTTATAGATGTGCCTGTTGAGTTAGCATTCGAGAGAAGGGCGGGGCGCTCAGCGGACCGTATTGAGGCTTCTGGATTGCAGTTCTATAGACGAGTAAGAGAAGCTTATTTGCAAATTGCTGAGTCTGAACCAGAACGGGTTGTAGTTATCGACGGTGCGCGCCCGATAGATGCTGTGCGTGAAGAGATCAAGCGAGACTTAGAAGGGCTGCTACCGGAACTAGTGACCGGAACCGGCACCGTGCCCTCCGGTTCTCCCCCCGAGCAGCCGTGA
- a CDS encoding tetratricopeptide repeat protein, producing the protein MFEFEDFDEGRGDEGLNDLILAYEESQKDGGTAYFDSEALEEIATYYFEQGRFETALDVIDRLIETHPYSSDAWLRRGVLLNNLDRNGEALAAYDTALGLNPVDPETIINRGITLDNLGRSVEAMESYEQALQFDPLNEEALFNQGITLEKLGRFDEAVAALERCADLSPEHPEIWYELGYCYDQAGRFDESVAAYDRQIDLDPYSQNAWYNRGIVLNRMERYADAVASYDFSLAVDDAFASAYYNKGNALANMGDLQGAVESYLKVLEYEEGDAATYYNIGLAYEELEDYKTAVTYFRRAVQDDPEYPEAWYGMGCCYDALERHKDALKCFAHALQLRPEVGEFWYARADSEYNAGMLDESLRSYARVVELEPENEEAWLDLGETLFEADHLEEALAAYRKAAEIDPELTEAHVQQAKALFALSRNDEAIAALRQAFELDPSVRDEIRHIYPDLAADARLRPLFGTDERTRRSR; encoded by the coding sequence ATGTTCGAATTCGAAGACTTCGACGAAGGACGAGGGGACGAGGGGCTCAACGACCTCATCCTCGCCTACGAAGAGAGTCAGAAGGACGGCGGCACCGCCTACTTCGACTCCGAAGCGCTGGAGGAGATCGCCACCTATTACTTCGAGCAGGGCCGCTTCGAAACGGCGCTCGACGTGATCGACCGGCTGATCGAGACGCACCCGTACTCCTCCGACGCGTGGCTGCGGCGCGGCGTCCTCCTCAACAACCTCGACCGCAACGGCGAGGCCCTCGCCGCCTACGACACCGCGCTCGGGCTCAACCCCGTCGATCCCGAGACGATCATCAACCGGGGCATCACGCTCGACAACCTCGGCCGCTCGGTCGAGGCGATGGAGTCCTACGAGCAGGCCCTGCAGTTCGACCCGCTGAACGAGGAGGCGCTCTTCAACCAGGGCATCACGCTCGAAAAGCTCGGCCGCTTCGACGAGGCCGTGGCTGCGCTCGAACGCTGCGCCGACCTCAGCCCCGAGCACCCGGAGATCTGGTACGAGCTCGGCTACTGCTACGACCAGGCCGGCCGCTTCGACGAGAGCGTCGCCGCCTACGACCGGCAGATCGACCTCGATCCGTACTCGCAGAACGCGTGGTACAACCGCGGCATCGTGCTCAACCGCATGGAGCGCTACGCCGACGCCGTCGCGAGCTACGACTTCTCCCTCGCCGTCGACGATGCCTTCGCCTCGGCGTACTACAACAAAGGCAACGCCCTCGCGAATATGGGCGACCTGCAGGGCGCTGTCGAGAGCTACCTGAAAGTGCTGGAGTACGAGGAGGGCGACGCCGCCACGTACTACAACATCGGGCTGGCCTACGAGGAGCTCGAAGACTACAAGACGGCGGTGACGTACTTCCGCCGCGCCGTGCAGGACGACCCCGAGTACCCCGAGGCGTGGTACGGGATGGGCTGCTGCTACGACGCGCTCGAACGCCACAAGGACGCGCTCAAGTGCTTCGCCCACGCGCTCCAGCTCCGGCCGGAGGTCGGCGAGTTCTGGTACGCCCGGGCCGACAGCGAGTACAACGCGGGGATGCTCGACGAATCGCTCCGCTCGTACGCTCGCGTCGTCGAGCTGGAGCCGGAGAACGAAGAGGCGTGGCTGGACCTCGGCGAAACGCTCTTCGAAGCCGACCATCTCGAAGAGGCGCTCGCGGCCTATCGGAAGGCCGCCGAGATCGACCCCGAACTGACCGAGGCGCACGTGCAGCAGGCCAAAGCCCTCTTCGCGCTCAGCCGCAACGACGAGGCGATTGCCGCGCTCCGGCAGGCGTTCGAGCTCGACCCCTCCGTCCGCGACGAGATCCGCCACATCTACCCCGACCTCGCCGCCGACGCCCGGCTCCGCCCGCTCTTCGGCACCGACGAGCGTACGCGCCGCTCGCGCTGA
- the aroE gene encoding shikimate dehydrogenase has translation MPDASTRLVLLLGDPIAHSLSPLIHNTAFRAAGLDAVYLTCRVAPDAVAEAVAGLRALDVLGANVTIPHKRTALLHLDLLTPEAEAIGAVNTITRLDDGTLRGDNTDAAGFLHGLDTEALRSAPALVFGNGGAARAVVYALLTALRPPSLTLAARTPAAAEALAADFARFDERGALRVVPLADAGPAVRSSRLIVNATPLGMHPHEDATVWPDAEDFGDGQTVYDLVYAPTETRLLRDAASRGARTVGGLAMLVGQAAAAFEQWTGQPMPLDAVRAALRQRLNL, from the coding sequence CTGCCCGACGCCTCCACGCGCCTCGTCCTCCTCCTCGGCGATCCCATTGCGCACTCGCTCTCGCCGCTGATCCACAACACGGCGTTCCGCGCGGCCGGGCTCGACGCCGTCTACCTCACCTGCCGCGTCGCCCCTGACGCCGTGGCCGAGGCCGTCGCTGGACTGCGAGCGCTCGACGTACTCGGCGCGAACGTGACAATTCCGCACAAGCGCACTGCCCTCCTCCACCTCGACCTGCTCACACCGGAGGCCGAGGCCATCGGCGCCGTCAACACGATCACGCGGCTCGACGACGGCACCCTCCGCGGCGACAACACCGATGCGGCGGGCTTCCTGCACGGACTCGACACGGAAGCGCTGCGCAGCGCACCCGCGCTCGTCTTCGGCAACGGTGGCGCGGCGCGCGCCGTGGTGTACGCCCTGCTGACCGCGCTCCGCCCCCCGTCGCTCACGCTCGCCGCACGCACCCCGGCCGCCGCCGAAGCGCTCGCCGCCGACTTCGCCCGCTTCGACGAACGCGGAGCGCTGCGCGTCGTGCCGCTCGCCGACGCCGGTCCGGCGGTGCGCAGCAGCCGGCTCATAGTGAACGCGACGCCGCTCGGGATGCACCCGCACGAAGACGCAACGGTGTGGCCGGACGCCGAAGACTTCGGCGACGGGCAGACGGTGTACGACCTCGTGTATGCTCCCACAGAAACCCGCTTGCTGCGCGATGCAGCGAGCCGAGGCGCACGGACGGTGGGCGGACTCGCTATGCTCGTCGGGCAGGCCGCCGCCGCGTTCGAGCAGTGGACCGGCCAGCCGATGCCGCTCGACGCCGTCCGTGCCGCGCTCCGCCAACGCTTGAACTTGTAG
- the pgeF gene encoding peptidoglycan editing factor PgeF, with translation MTSAPPLLRPSIFADAPDIVAAFTTRDGGISQSPFASFNLGLSTGDDEGAVRENRRRLLDALGFAPDALATVGQVHEADVATVSEPGHTPRHDGLVTDCRGLVLGVVVADCGAVLLADAEAGIIGACHAGWRGAVGGIPIVTVEAMRELGAEPKRIRAYISPCIGREDFEVGTEVATQFDGAHVHRPPEKTKPHVDLAGAIVTQLLKMGLRKRHIETEGCSTFDTARFFSYRAEGGTTGRMMGVIGMREEA, from the coding sequence ATGACATCAGCCCCTCCCCTCCTCCGCCCGTCAATCTTTGCCGACGCCCCCGACATCGTCGCGGCGTTCACCACGCGCGATGGCGGTATCAGTCAGTCCCCCTTTGCCAGCTTCAACCTCGGCCTCTCGACGGGTGATGACGAGGGGGCCGTCCGTGAGAACCGCCGCCGCCTCCTCGACGCGCTCGGCTTCGCGCCCGACGCGCTCGCCACCGTCGGGCAGGTCCACGAGGCGGATGTGGCGACGGTCTCCGAACCCGGCCATACGCCCCGGCACGACGGGCTCGTCACCGACTGCCGCGGGCTCGTGCTCGGCGTAGTCGTCGCCGACTGCGGGGCCGTGCTCCTCGCCGATGCCGAGGCGGGCATCATCGGCGCGTGCCACGCGGGGTGGCGCGGGGCCGTCGGTGGCATTCCCATCGTGACCGTCGAGGCGATGCGGGAGCTTGGCGCGGAGCCGAAGCGCATCCGGGCGTACATCAGCCCGTGCATCGGACGGGAGGATTTCGAGGTCGGCACCGAAGTGGCGACGCAGTTCGACGGCGCCCACGTCCACCGACCGCCGGAGAAAACGAAGCCGCACGTCGACCTCGCCGGCGCGATCGTGACGCAGTTGCTGAAGATGGGGCTCCGTAAGCGGCACATCGAAACCGAGGGGTGCAGCACGTTCGACACGGCGCGGTTCTTCTCGTACCGTGCCGAGGGCGGCACGACGGGGCGGATGATGGGCGTCATCGGGATGCGGGAGGAGGCATGA
- a CDS encoding Lrp/AsnC family transcriptional regulator codes for MDKIDEIDAQILSLLQAQGRIKRNRIADAVGLSVPATSERMRKLEERGVVTGYHATLDARRLGFDVTAFIRVSSDGSDHYGEFIEAVTAMDAVQELHSITGEGSHILKVRVRNTSALERLLAEVQRLPGVRGTQTSIVLSTQKESTALPAEPMTLVQIPD; via the coding sequence TTGGACAAGATCGACGAAATCGACGCCCAGATCCTGAGCCTGCTCCAAGCTCAGGGCCGGATCAAGCGCAACCGCATCGCCGACGCCGTCGGGCTCTCCGTGCCCGCCACGTCGGAGCGGATGCGGAAACTCGAAGAGCGCGGTGTCGTCACCGGCTACCACGCCACGCTCGACGCGCGGCGGCTCGGCTTCGACGTGACCGCGTTCATCCGTGTCTCCTCCGACGGCTCCGACCACTACGGCGAGTTCATCGAGGCTGTCACGGCGATGGACGCCGTGCAGGAGCTGCACTCCATCACGGGCGAGGGTTCGCACATCTTGAAAGTCCGCGTCCGCAACACGAGCGCGCTCGAACGCCTCCTCGCCGAGGTCCAGCGGCTGCCGGGCGTCCGTGGCACCCAGACCTCGATCGTGCTCTCGACGCAGAAAGAGTCCACCGCGCTCCCCGCCGAGCCGATGACGCTCGTCCAGATTCCCGATTAA